The window TAAGCATTATCTGGCACATAGTCTAATGGATCATTGGTTAGCTGAAAAGAAGATTAAACGTTGGTATTTAGGGTTAGTGAATGGACGATTATCAACAAAAAAAGGAAAGATTCATGCGCCGATTGGAAAAGATCGTCATCATAGCGCTAGACGACGTGTGGCTAAAAATGGGGACACGGCGCTCACTTATTATCAATTAAAACAACAATTTAAGACGTACGCACTTGTTGAGTTGGAACTAAAAACAGGACGAACGCATCAAATTCGTGTTCACATGAGTCATTTAGGGCATCCACTGTTAGGAGATCACTTATATGGAGGACCAGCTAAAGTTGGACCATTAAGACGACAGGCGTTACACTCTTCACGCATTGAAATGATTCATCCGATTACGGAAGCACCATTAAAATTTGAAGTTCCACTCCCTCTTGATATGAAAAAACTAATTTAACTCATTGATTAAATCAGTGGCATAAAAAAACTTGTAAGTTATGGCTTACAAGTTTTTTTATGCTCTCACACACCTGTTTATAAAGAGCGCCTCAATGAAAATTATTTAATTTCGGAAAATTTTGCTTCTCTCCAATCATAAGGAAGAAGATCGATGAGCTTGACAGCTCTTTGACGATTTATTAAGACCTCCGCTTTAATATTGTGATCATTTAATTGGCTAATGAATTCTCGACAACGACCACAAGGAGGTAATATATTTCCACGTTTATTAATAGCTACCATTTTCACAATGTGACTTTCACCTGCTGTTAACATCGCAGCGGCAGCGGCATGCTCAGCACAAAATCCCATTGAACAAGCGGTTTCGATACAAATACCTGTATAGATATTTCCACTGTTCGTTAAAATGGCGGCAGCTACACTTCCTGCTTCAGCCGTTGAAGAAAGTTGTCGAGGATTTAATACTTGGGTGGCTTTTTCAATTAATTCTTCGAACATCCATTGTCCCTCCTTTATTACGACAAATGATCAGTCTATTATAGTTTATGCGACATTACTAAAAACATAATCCGTTCGTAAAAATTTGCTTTAATCCACACAAAAATAGTCAATTTTTTAATAGTTTCTAAGATAATCTAACAGTATTCAATCACAAAAATACTCGTCATGAACTGGATTTAGTACATTCCTTTAAAATGAGGTGGAATGATTAAATCCAATTTGAAGATAGGTAACATAGTAGTTTGCATAAGATTAAATTGATAAAAAATCAAATAAGTGATTTCTGTTTAAGGAATCATTTAAAAAGAATACATATTTTTTAATGATTAGAAATTAAAAAGTGATGAATCACTCATATCATTAGTATATGACGTACATTAAGGGGGAGTGAAATGAGAGTTGAAAGATGCGAAGATAATGGCCTTGAAACACATGAAGGAATAAAAAATCATAATACTTCGTTTTGGCTGTTTAGTGATGAGAAGAGTCAGCCGTTAAGATATGAGTTTGAAATCATAAATCATCATCAGGCGATTTTACATACTAAAGCAGCCCACTGTCCGCAGGTAGTGATTGAAGAGTTTTTATTTTATAGTGGATTTATTAGTCATATTGAAACAAAAGAGAGGCAGGTTCTTTATCATCAACCTAAAAAAGAGATTTTATCATTAAATCTTTTAAGTATTCAACCGAGTCAGTTATACATTAATGAAAAAAAGCTTAACCAGTTGTTAACGTGGATTAAACGACCTGAACAAGTCATTGTTTCAGTTATTAAAAGGGGGAAACAATGGGTTTGCATTGATGGTCATACTCGGTTAAAGGTTGCACAGTTGTTAGGATTTAAAGAGGTATCTGTTTATGTTGATGAATTTGAACCTTGTATCGATGATTTCGTCGAATTATGCCGACGAAATCAAAAACTTACGATCAACGATCTTCCTATCATCTCACATGAAGATTATCAGATTCAGTGGTCTTTATTTTGTCAGCAGTATTTTAGGAAAAAACAATCTTAATCGTCTGAACTGTGAATTAATGTTTCAATTAATTCGTCTCCGTTAATTAAATAAATGGGTTTATCGTCTGAAAACTCATAACACTCCTTAGAAAAGTGACCAAGTGTCACAAAAACGCCTTGATCGATTTGATTACTTCGCATCATTAAATGAAGTCGATCTAAGTAAGACTGAGGAATGGGATAATCTAGCGCGTTTAATAAACAAGAGACTAATATTTTTTGATCATCTAGATACATTTCAATATCATAAAAATGTTTATTCATACGTGGGGTTAAAAAAATGCGTTTAAAACCTTTCATTCGAAATAAGTCGGCAACCAATTCACCAAAATCATAAGGATTCATGGATGCGACTTGTTCACGGATGGCCATTTTTTTAAGATTGAGCTTTTTCTCTTCTAAATCCATTCGTACACGATCCATTTTTAAATCACGAGAATAAGAATAATATTTTAAACCGCAAATCGTGAGAAAAGAAAAAAATAAAAAAAGTAGAACGTATTGTGACAGCGTCCAATTGGCAAAACTAATATTTAACGTGTATCGAATTTGAAACAGAAAAAAGATAGCTAACAAAAGTGAGCAGTAAAAGAAAAATGTCATATGTTGACGTGCAGATTTTAATGAGTTTGATGGCATCATTAATTCCTCCCGTATTGGATATAGATATAGTTTTCAATTTATTATTGGTTATAAATGGTACTAATATACAAAGAAATAAAAAATCCTATCCAAGATGGATAGGAAGATCTTAATTATCGCTTTAATAACTGTTCACTATTTCGGCGATCTTTTGAAGATTGAGTGAAACGTTTAGCTTCTGGTAAAGATTTTTTAACTTCAAGACGTGTATCGGCCACATTACCTGTTCCAAATTCCACATCTGATTTATTTTTTACCTGTTGCATTGAAGCGTTCATAGGAGAACCCATTTCATTTTTACCCATGTTCATTCCACCTTTCAAAATTCCATATGTTGAGTTGGAATTTTGATATTATTATGTGAGAAAAAGTGATAATTATAAAGAAAAATTAATATAATCAAAATGGAAATAGTGTTAACCTAACGTTAATCCTTCAGTTTGATTAAAAATAGAATGATTTTAACAAGTGGTTAATAGTAGATGAAAGTTTGGTTACTTGCATCAAAGTGAGGTTTGGACTTAAGCTTTTATAAAATGAGATGAAGAAATTTTATTAGTGATCAGATGATAGCAAAGTAGTGGTAGAATCTGATGAAATGATAAAAGCAATAGCTATCTTTTGCCATGAATGGGTCAGCCATTTTAAATTTGAGGTAGTGAAGTGACGAACAAGAGAGAATCTTTAAAAAAAGTAAATTCAAATGATATCATCTACTTATCAGTAGTCGGAAGTTTAGTAAAAGAAGGTGAACATCTTATCATGAGATGAGTCAAATATTCGAACTAAAATTTTTACCATACAGCAGTTTCTAATATTTGAGTTATTGCAAATAAATAAGAAACTAAAAATCAAGAAAATGAGCAACCGTTAAAGAGCAAAATCAGTTCGATGAGAAAGAGGGGATATCGAATGAATCATACAGAAGTCGCTAACCTAAAAAACAGTGAGAAAAAAAGAAAAACTGTGATGACTGATTCAAAGAGGGGAGAGGGTAATGGAAAAATGAATACGAAAAGTAAGAAATCAACAATGACCCCGGAATCCGGTAGTGCCCATAACCTTTTAATGAGAAAGCATTCAAATGATTATCAATATAACTTAGAGTATTTAAAAAAATATCGTCTTGAAAACGATGAATCTGCGCTTGAATGGTTAATTTTTAATAATACAAATTTAGTTCATAAAATTATTGGTCGTTACACTAAATTTTATCATCACAAATTAGACTACGATGATTTATTTTCTGTAGGATTAGAAGGATTAATGAAAGCCATCGAAAAATTTGATTTTAATTATGATAATAATTTTTCAACGTATGCGACGTATTGGATTAAGCAAGCGGTGACAAGAACGATTGCGGATGAAGGATTTACCATTCGCATTCCTGTTCATATGTTTGAATCGATTAATCAAGTGATGCGCTACGAACAAAAAGCCGATCAAGGGGATGAGCCTATCGATGTTAGTGATTTATGCGGAGAATTAAATATTCCTGTTGAAAAGTATGAAGCAGTTAAACGCGTTCAAACGTATATGTTAAAACCAACATCGTTAAACGGATTCGTTTCAAAAGAAGATGAAGATACTGAATTGCAAGATTTAATTTCAAATGATAATGAGTTATTACCGCAAGGTGGATCAAGAATGTATGATAATCCAGAAAAGAAAGCGATGGATGAAGATTTAAAAGCTTATATGGATAAAATGATTTTAAGTTTAAATCCACGTGAACAATTTGTCATTACCCATCGATTTGGATTAAATGGAGCTGAAAAGAAAACGTTAGAAGAAATCGGTGAAATTGAAGGCGTAACACGTGAACGCATTCGTCAAATTGAAGCTAAAGCGATGAGAAAGTTACGAACATTACTTATTCGCTATAAAGAATATTTAGTTAATTAAGTCATATCCAAAGTGATAGTGTTTCAACTATCACTTTTTTGTACCAAATATTTGGTTTATTTGTCTTGAATTAACACCTAATATGAGAATTAAACTATGATAGAATAAATAAAGGGTTGATTCATGGATAGGAAGGAGCGGGTAGTAAAAGGGAAGGAGAGTTAGTAGCAATGATAAAAAAAGTTGATCATAAAGAATTAGGAACAGCTTATCATACATGGCTTCAAAGTTTATTTCACTTTTCAAATGCAAACTATCATCAGCCTTCAAAAAAATTTGGTGTTCTTCGCGTCATTAACGATGATATTTTACATGCGGGGAGTGGACATGATTTACATAAACATAAAGAGGTTGAAATTTTAACTTATATTCTAGAGGGAAGTTTGACGCATACGCCTCATCAGTTTGAAATTAAAACGCTCAACCGAGGGGATTTTTATTATATGTGTGCAGGAAACTTGATCGAACATGGTGAATTTAACTGGGGAAACACACCGGTACGCATGATTCAAATTTGGATGGCACCAAAGCAAAAATCGTTAATGCCAGCAATCAAGTATGCTTCATTTAATCAAGAAAACAATAAAAATAAGTGGCACTTAATAGCTGCTTCAACAGATGATGCCCCTCTTAAAATTCATCAAGAGGTTAAAGTCTGGTTGACTCATTTAGAATCAGATAAAATGCTTCATTTTGAAGTTTGTGAGGGACGTCAAGCTTACTTAATTCAATTAGAGGGTCTCTCACAAATAAATGAAGAACAGATGAACCCACGTGATGGGTTAGAAATTTATGAAGATTTGATTGAAATAAAAGCAAAGACAGATAGTCATCTCATCTTGATTGAAATGCCGTTAGCTCAAAGCTAATGATGACTAAAGGCTAGATGTATCCTAATATAGAAAAAGAAAACACACGATGAATGGGAGTTATTAACCCAAAGAAAATCGTGTGTTTTTTAATTCGCTAATGAAAGTTTTTAGATAAAAATCGTTCGTTAATTAAGCAGCAACGATTTTAGCAGAAATTTTTGCTAATAGCTGAATAACCGCTTGGACAACCAATTCTACTTGAATTTGTTGTTGATTGATGGTAAGATCACCCGAACATTCAATAGCAATAATCTCTTTTTGAGATTGTATCACTTTTAATTGCTGAATCAGTTGTTGAAGGTCAGTTGTATCGGCGTTATCTTGAGCATCGAAAGCAGCAATAATTGCTTCAATAGCAGCTTGTAAAGAAATTTGAAGGGCAATTAAGGCTTGTGCTTCTTGTTGATTGAGCGTGATTCCATGACTTTTTTTGATAAAAAGTGTTTGGGTTTGTGTTTGGGAATTAGTAATAGAACCCTCATTATTTTGTTGACCATCTGGTTGAGGACGGTTTTGATGAGGATATTCAGGGCGGTAGTAACTAGAACTCATAATGATTCACCTCACTTATGATCGATTGGGATTAAAGATATGATTAAATTTCAATAAATTTTGCTTCAAGACGCGCAAGAAGTTGAAGCGCTAATTGGATTAGTGCATCAATTTGAAGTTGTTGTTGATTAATGCTAATGCCATTACTATCTTTAATAATAATTTTTTGATTTTGTATTTGAGCTGCTTTAATTGATTGGATAACAGACTGTAACTCAACAACATCGTCGTCATCGTCATCTAAATCAAATGCAATAAGAAGTGCACTTAAGGCAGCTTGTAAAGAGACTTGAAGGATGAGAAGTGCTTGTGCTTGTTGCTGATTAATAGTAATTCCGTTTGATCCTTTAACGAAAATACCTTGATACTGTGATTGTAAAACATCTATACTCGCATCATTAGATTGTTCGCCAAGATCTTGGTCGATGTATGTAGCCATTTGTAATCACCTCACTTATTGTTTGTTACAAGATATCTTATTCTAAAAACGTTTAAATGCGGCGTGCCTTAACCTAATAAAAGGAAATTTTTTAAGAATTAAGAAATAATTTTTATGTAAACGACGAAAATCGGTTTTTTTGATAGACAAATTATGCTAAAATTTATGTGATAGTAACTACTTTAATGGTTAAATCATGAAATTAGGGTAGAATGTTAAATGAACGAAATTAGAAATAAAGGAAAGGATGAAGGATATGAAGGTATTAGTTACCGGAGGAGCTGGATATATTGGACGCACAGTTGTTTCAGCTTTAGAAGATCACGGACATACGCCAGTTATCTTAGATTCATTAGTAACAGGTCGTAAAGAGTTTACAGAAGGAAAGATTTTTTATCAAGGAGATATTGCGGATCGAACTGTTTTAGAGCAAATCTTTACGGATCATCCAGAGATTAAACATTGTATTCACTTTGCAGCTTTAATTGTCGTTCCTGATTCAGTGGAAAATCCATATGGTTATTACACAGAAAACGTGGCTAAATCATTAGAATTATTTAAAAATTTAAATGACTTAGGATGCAAAAATATTGTCTTCTCATCATCGGCTTCATTATACGATGTGGTTCCAGGATTTAAAGTAACGGAAGATGCACCATTAAAACCATCAAGTCCATATGCTCGAACAAAGTATATGATGGAAATGATTTTACAAGACTTCTGTCAAGCTTATGGAATGCATGGAATTGCTTTACGTTATTTCAACCCAATTGGAGCAGATCCTAAATTACGTTCTGGGGCACATGTTCAGTTCCCATCACACGTATTAGCTAAATTATTAGAGGCAGCTTCAAGTGAAGAAGCGATCTTTAATATTACAGGAGTTAATTGGCCAACACGTGATGGTTCAGGAATCCGTGATTATATTCACGTTTGGGATTTAGCGATGGCACACGTTAAAGCGATTGAGAACTTTGATCAAGCATTTGAACGCTCTGAAGATCCAGCGAATCCATACTTAGTTATTAACTTAGGAACAGGAAACGGCGTAACAGTAAAAGAGTTAGTATCAATTTTTGAATCAGTATTAGG of the Turicibacter sp. TJ11 genome contains:
- a CDS encoding RluA family pseudouridine synthase; the encoded protein is MKVTRKDEYLIITIEQKQANQTVREFLQHYHLSRKKIHELYMNKRVKLNKEIANFNAVLQIGDKLAIPVFEKEVIDFKPQKMKLDIIYEDDHLLIINKPAGLMVHPDQKEGMNTLVNGVAYYYQEHQIHHRIRYIHRLDTDTSGGIIFAKHYLAHSLMDHWLAEKKIKRWYLGLVNGRLSTKKGKIHAPIGKDRHHSARRRVAKNGDTALTYYQLKQQFKTYALVELELKTGRTHQIRVHMSHLGHPLLGDHLYGGPAKVGPLRRQALHSSRIEMIHPITEAPLKFEVPLPLDMKKLI
- a CDS encoding cytidine deaminase — encoded protein: MFEELIEKATQVLNPRQLSSTAEAGSVAAAILTNSGNIYTGICIETACSMGFCAEHAAAAAMLTAGESHIVKMVAINKRGNILPPCGRCREFISQLNDHNIKAEVLINRQRAVKLIDLLPYDWREAKFSEIK
- a CDS encoding ParB N-terminal domain-containing protein, whose product is MRVERCEDNGLETHEGIKNHNTSFWLFSDEKSQPLRYEFEIINHHQAILHTKAAHCPQVVIEEFLFYSGFISHIETKERQVLYHQPKKEILSLNLLSIQPSQLYINEKKLNQLLTWIKRPEQVIVSVIKRGKQWVCIDGHTRLKVAQLLGFKEVSVYVDEFEPCIDDFVELCRRNQKLTINDLPIISHEDYQIQWSLFCQQYFRKKQS
- a CDS encoding restriction endonuclease, which encodes MPSNSLKSARQHMTFFFYCSLLLAIFFLFQIRYTLNISFANWTLSQYVLLFLFFSFLTICGLKYYSYSRDLKMDRVRMDLEEKKLNLKKMAIREQVASMNPYDFGELVADLFRMKGFKRIFLTPRMNKHFYDIEMYLDDQKILVSCLLNALDYPIPQSYLDRLHLMMRSNQIDQGVFVTLGHFSKECYEFSDDKPIYLINGDELIETLIHSSDD
- a CDS encoding RNA polymerase sigma factor RpoD/SigA; this translates as MNHTEVANLKNSEKKRKTVMTDSKRGEGNGKMNTKSKKSTMTPESGSAHNLLMRKHSNDYQYNLEYLKKYRLENDESALEWLIFNNTNLVHKIIGRYTKFYHHKLDYDDLFSVGLEGLMKAIEKFDFNYDNNFSTYATYWIKQAVTRTIADEGFTIRIPVHMFESINQVMRYEQKADQGDEPIDVSDLCGELNIPVEKYEAVKRVQTYMLKPTSLNGFVSKEDEDTELQDLISNDNELLPQGGSRMYDNPEKKAMDEDLKAYMDKMILSLNPREQFVITHRFGLNGAEKKTLEEIGEIEGVTRERIRQIEAKAMRKLRTLLIRYKEYLVN
- a CDS encoding pirin family protein, translating into MIKKVDHKELGTAYHTWLQSLFHFSNANYHQPSKKFGVLRVINDDILHAGSGHDLHKHKEVEILTYILEGSLTHTPHQFEIKTLNRGDFYYMCAGNLIEHGEFNWGNTPVRMIQIWMAPKQKSLMPAIKYASFNQENNKNKWHLIAASTDDAPLKIHQEVKVWLTHLESDKMLHFEVCEGRQAYLIQLEGLSQINEEQMNPRDGLEIYEDLIEIKAKTDSHLILIEMPLAQS
- a CDS encoding spore coat protein, which translates into the protein MSSSYYRPEYPHQNRPQPDGQQNNEGSITNSQTQTQTLFIKKSHGITLNQQEAQALIALQISLQAAIEAIIAAFDAQDNADTTDLQQLIQQLKVIQSQKEIIAIECSGDLTINQQQIQVELVVQAVIQLLAKISAKIVAA
- a CDS encoding spore coat protein; the encoded protein is MATYIDQDLGEQSNDASIDVLQSQYQGIFVKGSNGITINQQQAQALLILQVSLQAALSALLIAFDLDDDDDDVVELQSVIQSIKAAQIQNQKIIIKDSNGISINQQQLQIDALIQLALQLLARLEAKFIEI
- the galE gene encoding UDP-glucose 4-epimerase GalE — encoded protein: MKVLVTGGAGYIGRTVVSALEDHGHTPVILDSLVTGRKEFTEGKIFYQGDIADRTVLEQIFTDHPEIKHCIHFAALIVVPDSVENPYGYYTENVAKSLELFKNLNDLGCKNIVFSSSASLYDVVPGFKVTEDAPLKPSSPYARTKYMMEMILQDFCQAYGMHGIALRYFNPIGADPKLRSGAHVQFPSHVLAKLLEAASSEEAIFNITGVNWPTRDGSGIRDYIHVWDLAMAHVKAIENFDQAFERSEDPANPYLVINLGTGNGVTVKELVSIFESVLGREVNKTETEPRPGDVAGAYASCERAKQLIDWEAQYSIEDGIRDAFRWDDIRETILNYN